A single region of the Methylocystis echinoides genome encodes:
- the xseA gene encoding exodeoxyribonuclease VII large subunit has protein sequence METADDELAVPQGTNAPEISVTELANALKRTVEDRFGRVRVRGEISNYRGPHASGHAYFCLKDQGARLDAVIWKGTFQRLRTRPQEGLEVVATGRITTFPGKSSYQIVIEAMEPAGVGALMALLDERRKKLAAEGLFDAARKRPLPFLPGVVGVVTSPTGAVIRDILHRIADRFPRRVLVWPVRVQGETSAAEVAAAIEGFNALPLDGPIPRPDVLIVARGGGSLEDLWSFNEEIVVRAAAASAIPLISAIGHETDTTLIDHVADLRAPTPTGAAEKAVPVRAELAEHLAARARRLAMAKTRGLDDRRARLATFARLLPTPEQLLQTPRQRLDRAGERLRAALRATQDARRLRLSRLAHALAGHSPQAELRGKKERLRGLGQRLDQGLKARVALAQQQAANDRQRLGTAGARLRRAFDTGFAQRKDRLARLARLQDSLSHKAVLARGFALVRDEGEHLLRSVTEAPAGATVTIEFADGRVAAHVGATESGPAPKRRPRGGKTKGDQGSLF, from the coding sequence ATGGAGACCGCCGACGACGAACTTGCCGTTCCCCAGGGAACCAACGCGCCCGAGATCAGCGTCACCGAACTCGCCAATGCGCTCAAGCGCACGGTGGAGGACCGGTTCGGCCGTGTGCGGGTGCGTGGCGAGATTTCCAATTATCGTGGGCCGCACGCCTCCGGCCACGCCTATTTCTGCCTCAAGGATCAGGGCGCGCGCCTCGACGCGGTGATCTGGAAGGGAACCTTCCAGCGCCTGCGCACACGTCCACAGGAGGGGCTCGAAGTCGTCGCAACCGGGCGGATCACGACCTTCCCCGGCAAGTCGTCCTATCAGATCGTCATCGAGGCGATGGAGCCGGCCGGCGTCGGAGCGCTGATGGCGCTGCTCGACGAGCGCCGCAAGAAGCTCGCCGCCGAAGGCCTGTTCGACGCGGCGCGCAAACGGCCCCTGCCCTTTTTGCCCGGGGTCGTCGGCGTCGTCACCTCGCCGACGGGCGCCGTCATCCGCGACATTCTGCATCGCATCGCCGACCGCTTTCCGCGCCGCGTGCTCGTCTGGCCGGTGCGCGTGCAGGGCGAGACCTCGGCCGCCGAGGTGGCGGCGGCGATCGAGGGCTTCAATGCGCTGCCCCTCGACGGCCCGATTCCCCGGCCGGATGTGCTGATCGTCGCGCGCGGCGGCGGCTCGCTCGAGGATTTGTGGAGCTTCAACGAGGAAATCGTCGTGCGGGCGGCGGCGGCGAGCGCGATTCCGCTGATCTCCGCCATCGGCCATGAGACGGATACGACGCTGATCGACCATGTCGCCGATCTGCGCGCCCCCACGCCGACCGGGGCCGCGGAAAAGGCGGTGCCGGTGCGCGCCGAACTGGCGGAGCATCTTGCGGCGCGCGCGCGACGCCTCGCCATGGCGAAAACCCGCGGGCTCGACGACCGACGCGCGCGGCTGGCGACCTTCGCGCGGCTGCTGCCAACGCCCGAGCAATTGTTGCAGACGCCGCGCCAGCGGCTCGACCGCGCCGGGGAACGGCTGCGGGCGGCGCTGCGCGCGACGCAGGACGCGCGCCGGCTGCGCCTCTCCCGGCTCGCGCACGCGCTCGCCGGACATTCGCCGCAGGCGGAGCTGCGCGGCAAGAAGGAGCGGCTGCGCGGGCTCGGCCAGAGGCTCGATCAGGGATTGAAGGCGCGCGTCGCGCTGGCGCAGCAACAGGCCGCGAACGACCGGCAACGGCTTGGGACCGCCGGCGCCCGGCTGCGCCGCGCCTTCGACACGGGTTTCGCCCAGCGCAAGGACCGGCTGGCGCGGCTGGCGCGGCTTCAGGACTCGCTCAGTCACAAGGCGGTGCTGGCGCGCGGCTTCGCGCTGGTGCGCGACGAAGGCGAGCACCTCCTGCGCAGCGTCACGGAGGCGCCCGCGGGCGCGACGGTCACGATCGAATTCGCCGACGGCCGGGTCGCCGCCCATGTCGGCGCGACCGAATCCGGACCGGCGCCGAAACGCCGCCCACGCGGCGGGAAGACGAAAGGCGATCAGGGCTCGCTGTTCTGA
- a CDS encoding outer membrane protein: MGRSFALLLAAAIAVGASASAQAADLLPPPPMPPMEPPPPPDFGGWYLRGDVGVAANQLSGVSSKFTNGAVFVPAPVMNSVSIGDSAFAGAGVGYQFNNWFRFDVTAEYQTAAQYSAVQSYANLWNLPCGDRCHDLYSGQHSAAVFLANAYVDLGTWYGITPFIGGGVGVGVNWMQNFYDLSAQPAGGFGYAQNRMPSNFAWQLSAGLAYNVTPNLKLEVGYRYLDLGKMSTGTIVCQGFGVCPGEVQSFYLASHDVKLGFRYVIPSLTPPPAPLIRKY; encoded by the coding sequence ATGGGCCGTTCATTCGCCCTCCTTTTAGCGGCCGCAATCGCCGTTGGCGCCAGCGCCAGCGCGCAGGCGGCCGATCTTCTGCCGCCGCCCCCGATGCCGCCCATGGAGCCGCCGCCGCCCCCGGATTTCGGCGGCTGGTATCTGCGCGGCGACGTCGGCGTCGCCGCCAACCAGCTCTCGGGCGTCTCCTCGAAATTCACCAATGGCGCGGTCTTCGTCCCCGCCCCGGTCATGAATTCCGTCAGCATCGGCGACTCGGCCTTTGCGGGCGCCGGCGTCGGCTATCAGTTCAACAACTGGTTCCGCTTCGACGTCACCGCCGAATATCAGACCGCGGCCCAATACAGCGCGGTGCAGAGCTACGCCAATCTCTGGAATCTGCCCTGCGGCGACCGCTGCCACGACCTCTACAGCGGTCAGCACAGCGCCGCGGTGTTCCTCGCCAACGCCTATGTCGATCTCGGCACCTGGTACGGGATCACGCCCTTCATCGGCGGCGGCGTCGGCGTCGGCGTGAACTGGATGCAGAATTTCTACGACCTTTCGGCGCAGCCCGCCGGTGGCTTCGGCTATGCGCAGAATCGCATGCCGTCAAACTTCGCCTGGCAGCTCAGCGCGGGCCTCGCCTACAATGTCACGCCCAATCTGAAGCTCGAAGTCGGCTATCGCTATCTCGACCTCGGCAAGATGAGCACGGGCACCATCGTGTGTCAGGGCTTCGGCGTCTGCCCCGGCGAAGTGCAGAGCTTCTACCTCGCCTCGCACGACGTGAAACTGGGCTTCCGCTATGTCATTCCGTCGCTGACGCCCCCGCCGGCGCCGCTCATTCGGAAATACTGA
- the glmM gene encoding phosphoglucosamine mutase, whose protein sequence is MARNYFGTDGIRGLANVKITPELALKVGQAAGLIFQRGEGRHRVVIGKDTRLSGYMIEYALVAGFASVGMDTLLLGPMPTPAVAMLTRSMRADVGVMISASHNSFEDNGIKLFGPDGHKLSDEIELEIERLLDSDLTRRLATATNLGRARRIDDVRARYIEFAKHTLPRNLSFEGLRVVIDCANGAAYKVAPEALWELGAEVISIGVEPDGFNINRDVGSTAPQALRNKVRELRADVGIALDGDADRVILVDETGAVIDGDQVMAVVAQSWRDQGLLAKPGLVATIMSNLGLERHLNGMGLTLERTAVGDRYVIERMRQEGYNIGGEQSGHVILSDYSTTGDGLVTAMQVLAEVKRRNRRVSEVCHCFEPLPQVLKSVRAQKKMLEKDTVAVAIDSARQKLGNAGRLIVRPSGTEPVIRVMAEGDDRDLVETLVAQVCNALKDSAAEAA, encoded by the coding sequence ATGGCCCGCAATTATTTCGGAACGGACGGCATCCGTGGCCTGGCCAATGTCAAGATCACGCCGGAGCTGGCGCTCAAGGTCGGCCAGGCGGCGGGGCTGATCTTCCAGCGCGGCGAGGGCCGCCACCGCGTCGTCATCGGCAAGGACACCCGCCTCTCCGGCTATATGATCGAATATGCGCTGGTCGCCGGCTTCGCCTCGGTCGGCATGGACACGCTGCTGCTCGGCCCCATGCCGACCCCGGCCGTCGCCATGCTCACCCGCTCCATGCGCGCCGATGTCGGCGTGATGATCTCGGCTTCGCACAATTCCTTTGAAGATAATGGCATCAAGCTGTTCGGCCCGGATGGGCACAAGCTCTCCGACGAGATCGAACTGGAAATCGAGCGGCTGCTCGACAGCGATCTGACCCGCCGGCTCGCCACGGCCACCAATCTCGGCCGCGCCCGCCGCATCGACGACGTGCGCGCCCGCTACATCGAATTCGCCAAGCACACCCTGCCCCGCAATCTGAGCTTCGAGGGCCTGCGCGTCGTCATCGACTGCGCCAATGGCGCCGCCTACAAGGTCGCGCCGGAGGCTTTGTGGGAGCTCGGCGCGGAGGTCATCTCCATCGGCGTCGAGCCCGACGGCTTCAACATCAATCGCGACGTCGGCTCCACCGCGCCGCAGGCCCTGCGCAACAAGGTCCGCGAGCTGCGCGCCGATGTCGGCATTGCCCTCGACGGCGACGCGGATCGGGTGATTCTCGTCGACGAAACCGGCGCGGTCATCGATGGCGATCAGGTCATGGCCGTGGTGGCCCAAAGCTGGCGCGATCAGGGCCTTCTGGCGAAGCCCGGCCTCGTCGCCACCATCATGTCCAATCTCGGCCTCGAACGGCATCTGAACGGCATGGGCCTCACGCTGGAGCGCACCGCCGTCGGCGACCGCTATGTCATCGAGCGCATGCGGCAGGAGGGCTACAATATTGGCGGCGAGCAATCGGGCCATGTCATCCTTTCCGATTACTCCACGACCGGCGACGGCCTCGTCACCGCCATGCAGGTGCTCGCCGAGGTGAAGCGCCGCAATCGCCGCGTCAGTGAAGTCTGCCACTGTTTCGAGCCCCTGCCCCAGGTGCTGAAAAGCGTCCGCGCGCAGAAGAAGATGCTGGAGAAGGACACTGTGGCCGTCGCCATTGATTCAGCCCGCCAGAAGCTTGGCAACGCCGGCCGCCTGATCGTGCGGCCGTCCGGCACGGAGCCGGTGATTCGCGTCATGGCCGAGGGCGACGACAGGGATCTGGTCGAGACGCTGGTGGCCCAGGTCTGCAACGCGCTGAAGGATTCGGCCGCCGAGGCGGCCTGA
- the arsC gene encoding arsenate reductase (glutaredoxin) (This arsenate reductase requires both glutathione and glutaredoxin to convert arsenate to arsenite, after which the efflux transporter formed by ArsA and ArsB can extrude the arsenite from the cell, providing resistance.) translates to MTVVIYHNPACGTSRKVLAALQEAGHAPEIIEYLKTPPDTKTLKAILKRMGKSVRDILRKRGTPYEELGLDNPALTEDEIFAAIEKHPILIERPIVVFGDKAALCRPAEVVEGLIS, encoded by the coding sequence ATGACGGTCGTCATTTACCATAATCCCGCCTGCGGCACCTCCCGCAAGGTGCTGGCGGCCCTGCAGGAGGCGGGCCACGCCCCTGAAATCATTGAATATCTGAAGACCCCGCCGGATACGAAGACGCTCAAGGCCATCCTGAAGAGGATGGGGAAAAGCGTGCGCGACATCCTGCGCAAGCGCGGCACGCCCTATGAGGAGCTTGGCCTCGACAATCCGGCGCTGACGGAGGACGAGATTTTCGCTGCGATCGAGAAGCACCCCATTCTGATCGAGCGGCCGATCGTCGTCTTCGGCGACAAGGCGGCGCTGTGCCGGCCGGCTGAGGTGGTGGAGGGGTTGATCTCGTAG
- the ftsH gene encoding ATP-dependent zinc metalloprotease FtsH, with protein sequence MNANFRNLALWAIIGLLVVALVMLFQQPGSRTPIRDISFSELLTQIDQGRVHDVTIAGNEVVGHFNDNRPFTTYIPSDANLIPRLQQHNVSISAKPLNDGSSWLMTLLLNALPLVAFLGVWIFLSRQMQGGAGRAMGFGKSKAKLLTEMAGKVTFEDVAGVDEAKEDLQEIVEFLRDPGKFQRLGGRIPRGVLLVGPPGTGKTLLARAIAGEAGVPFFSISGSDFVEMFVGVGASRVRDMFDQAKKNAPCIIFVDEIDAVGRHRGAGLGGGNDEREQTLNQLLVEMDGFEANEGIILIAATNRPDVLDPALMRPGRFDRQIQVPNPDFIGREKILKVHARKVSLAPDVDLKVVARGTPGFSGADLMNLVNEAALLAARRSKRIVTNQEFEDSRDKIMMGAERRTLSMTEEEKKLTAYHEGGHALVQLTVPGAMPIHKATIIPRGRALGMVQGLPERDQVSQTYEQLTAMLAIAMGGRVAEELIFGHDKVTSGAASDIQQCTRVARAMITQLGFSDKLGTVAYAEPQQEQFLGYSLGRQQSLSEATQQTIDAEVRRLVQEGYDKAKKILTDKRGQLDTIANALLEFETLSGEEMKGLLQGKRPVREDTSSSAPQPPRGSAVPATGQKPAPDVDGLSPNPV encoded by the coding sequence ATGAACGCAAACTTCAGGAACCTCGCCTTGTGGGCCATCATTGGCCTGCTGGTGGTGGCGCTGGTCATGCTGTTCCAGCAGCCCGGCTCGCGCACGCCGATCCGAGACATTTCGTTCAGCGAGTTGCTCACGCAGATCGACCAGGGCCGCGTGCATGACGTGACCATCGCCGGCAACGAAGTCGTGGGTCACTTCAACGATAATCGGCCCTTCACCACCTACATCCCGAGCGACGCGAATCTCATCCCGCGTCTCCAGCAGCACAATGTCTCGATCAGCGCCAAGCCGCTCAACGACGGGTCGAGCTGGCTGATGACGCTGCTGCTGAACGCCCTGCCGCTCGTCGCGTTTCTGGGCGTGTGGATTTTCCTCTCCCGCCAGATGCAGGGAGGGGCCGGCCGCGCGATGGGCTTTGGCAAGTCGAAGGCAAAGCTGCTCACGGAAATGGCCGGCAAGGTCACGTTCGAGGACGTCGCCGGCGTCGACGAGGCCAAGGAGGATTTGCAGGAGATCGTCGAGTTCCTCCGCGATCCGGGCAAGTTCCAGCGTCTCGGCGGCCGCATTCCGCGCGGCGTGCTGCTCGTCGGTCCGCCCGGCACGGGCAAGACCCTTCTGGCCCGCGCCATCGCGGGTGAAGCCGGCGTGCCCTTCTTCTCGATCTCCGGTTCGGACTTCGTCGAAATGTTCGTCGGCGTCGGCGCCAGCCGCGTCCGCGACATGTTCGACCAGGCCAAGAAGAACGCGCCCTGCATCATCTTCGTCGACGAAATCGACGCGGTCGGCCGCCATCGCGGCGCGGGCCTCGGCGGCGGCAATGACGAGCGTGAGCAGACGCTGAACCAGCTGCTGGTCGAGATGGACGGCTTCGAGGCGAATGAAGGCATCATCCTCATCGCCGCCACGAACCGCCCCGACGTGCTCGATCCGGCGCTGATGCGTCCGGGCCGCTTCGACCGTCAGATTCAGGTCCCCAATCCCGACTTCATCGGTCGCGAGAAGATCCTCAAGGTTCACGCCCGCAAGGTGTCGCTGGCGCCGGACGTTGACCTGAAGGTCGTCGCGCGCGGCACGCCGGGCTTCTCGGGAGCCGATCTGATGAACCTCGTCAACGAGGCGGCGCTGCTCGCGGCGCGTCGGTCGAAGCGCATCGTCACGAACCAGGAGTTTGAGGACTCGCGCGACAAGATCATGATGGGCGCGGAGCGTCGCACCCTCTCCATGACCGAGGAAGAGAAGAAGCTGACGGCCTATCACGAGGGCGGCCATGCGCTGGTGCAGCTCACCGTGCCGGGCGCCATGCCGATCCACAAGGCGACGATCATCCCGCGCGGTCGCGCGCTGGGCATGGTGCAGGGCCTGCCGGAGCGGGATCAGGTGTCGCAGACCTATGAGCAGCTGACGGCGATGCTGGCGATTGCGATGGGCGGCCGTGTCGCCGAAGAGCTGATCTTCGGTCACGACAAGGTGACGTCCGGCGCGGCGTCGGACATCCAGCAGTGCACGCGGGTGGCGCGGGCGATGATCACGCAGCTTGGCTTCTCGGACAAGCTCGGTACGGTCGCTTACGCCGAGCCGCAGCAGGAGCAGTTCCTGGGCTATTCGCTGGGTCGTCAGCAGTCGCTTTCCGAGGCGACGCAGCAGACGATCGACGCGGAAGTGCGCCGTCTGGTTCAGGAAGGCTATGACAAGGCCAAGAAGATCCTGACCGACAAGCGTGGCCAGCTCGACACCATCGCCAATGCGCTGCTCGAGTTCGAGACGCTCTCCGGCGAGGAGATGAAGGGCCTGCTTCAGGGCAAGCGCCCGGTCCGCGAGGACACCAGTTCCTCCGCCCCGCAGCCGCCGCGCGGCTCGGCCGTGCCGGCGACGGGACAGAAGCCGGCGCCGGATGTCGACGGGCTATCGCCCAACCCGGTGTAA
- the tilS gene encoding tRNA lysidine(34) synthetase TilS — protein MIPAHALDVLAPYPRLLLAVSGGPDSVALMLLCAKWRDQGIPAHAPDIAVATVDHGLRPGSLAEAEQVGAWARRLGFTHHLLTWSGEKPATRIQERARDARYSLLARCARETGAAAVVTAHHADDQAETILFRLTRGSGVAGLAGMAPVAGLDGTALLRPLLGWRKSALIDICAAAGHPFFTDPSNANDAFARARLRKLAPALAEMGLDTDALLRLGARAARADAALDACASELRARALLETTPESARFDAGALRAAPLELLQRVVATEIARLAPQAQIRLDRLERAAAALAAALCAGKTLRLTLGGLILESAPRFLALRPAPRRRTTPPEAGDSS, from the coding sequence GTGATTCCAGCGCACGCCCTCGACGTCCTCGCCCCCTACCCGCGCCTGTTGCTCGCCGTCTCCGGCGGACCGGATTCCGTGGCGCTGATGCTGCTTTGCGCCAAATGGCGCGACCAGGGGATCCCTGCCCACGCCCCTGACATCGCCGTCGCCACGGTCGACCATGGACTGCGGCCCGGATCGCTTGCGGAGGCCGAGCAGGTTGGGGCGTGGGCGCGACGTCTCGGCTTCACCCATCACCTCCTGACATGGTCCGGCGAGAAGCCCGCGACCCGCATACAGGAGCGGGCGCGAGACGCCCGTTACAGCCTGCTGGCGCGTTGCGCGCGGGAGACCGGCGCCGCCGCGGTCGTCACCGCCCATCACGCCGACGATCAGGCGGAAACCATCCTCTTTCGCCTCACGCGCGGCTCCGGCGTGGCCGGGCTCGCTGGCATGGCGCCTGTCGCAGGACTGGACGGGACCGCGCTGCTGCGGCCCCTGCTCGGCTGGCGCAAATCCGCGCTGATCGACATCTGCGCGGCCGCCGGCCATCCGTTTTTCACGGACCCGTCCAACGCCAATGACGCCTTTGCGCGGGCGCGCCTGCGCAAGCTGGCGCCGGCGCTCGCGGAAATGGGGCTGGATACGGATGCGCTCCTGCGCCTCGGCGCCCGGGCGGCGCGGGCGGACGCCGCGCTCGACGCCTGCGCGTCGGAGCTGCGCGCGCGCGCCCTGCTCGAAACCACGCCGGAATCGGCCCGTTTCGACGCCGGCGCGCTGCGGGCGGCGCCGCTCGAACTGCTTCAGCGCGTGGTCGCGACGGAGATCGCGCGCCTTGCGCCGCAGGCGCAAATTCGCCTCGACCGGCTGGAGCGCGCCGCCGCCGCACTCGCGGCGGCGCTTTGCGCCGGGAAAACGCTGCGGCTGACGCTGGGCGGGCTGATCCTCGAATCCGCGCCTCGATTCCTCGCCTTGAGACCCGCGCCGCGCCGCCGGACAACCCCGCCCGAGGCTGGCGACAGCTCTTGA
- the ybgF gene encoding tol-pal system protein YbgF — protein MMSRIALSAALCLSAGAAMAFDASVARPAAPVVLAQYFNHNTGQMDAPGEPEGGAGAGSAAGSDPAAMPMRIERLERDLRRLTGQNEELQHKVQVLEEQLRAANAGRPVDSAAPGATAHPVTPGATTPAASTPPAPAPVGGGRRGDAFDPAAEPNAPGAPKPLGATAPSAPLTSPPRAATGAVTNAPPVREVGQPLDIAHGRLVGDATTPAPEIAPAPEAVPLGPKEEYEEAVGMLKAGKFEAAEKSLQSFLARNPKSKFAPAATFNLGESFFLRARHREAAERYLEITTKYGQSAQAPDALLRLGQSLGAMGAKEQACASFNEVGVKYPGSAVRIRDAAQRESKKLQC, from the coding sequence ATGATGTCCCGTATCGCCCTCTCCGCCGCCCTCTGCCTGAGCGCCGGCGCCGCCATGGCCTTCGACGCTTCCGTGGCCCGCCCGGCCGCGCCCGTCGTTCTGGCGCAATATTTCAACCACAACACCGGCCAGATGGACGCGCCCGGCGAGCCGGAGGGGGGAGCCGGCGCCGGTTCGGCGGCCGGGTCAGATCCCGCCGCCATGCCTATGCGGATCGAGCGGCTGGAGCGGGACCTGCGCCGCCTCACCGGCCAGAACGAGGAATTGCAGCACAAGGTGCAGGTGCTCGAGGAGCAGTTGCGCGCCGCCAACGCCGGACGACCCGTCGATTCCGCCGCGCCCGGCGCGACCGCCCATCCCGTGACGCCCGGCGCCACGACCCCGGCGGCCTCGACCCCGCCTGCCCCGGCGCCCGTCGGCGGCGGCCGGCGCGGCGACGCGTTCGATCCGGCGGCGGAGCCCAACGCCCCCGGCGCGCCGAAGCCGCTTGGCGCGACCGCCCCCTCGGCGCCCCTGACCAGCCCGCCCCGCGCCGCGACCGGCGCGGTCACCAACGCCCCGCCAGTGCGCGAGGTGGGCCAGCCGCTCGACATCGCCCATGGCCGTCTTGTGGGCGACGCCACAACCCCTGCGCCGGAGATCGCCCCCGCGCCGGAGGCGGTCCCGCTCGGGCCGAAGGAGGAATATGAGGAAGCGGTCGGCATGCTGAAGGCGGGCAAATTCGAGGCCGCCGAAAAGTCGCTGCAAAGCTTCCTGGCCAGGAATCCGAAGAGCAAATTCGCCCCCGCCGCGACCTTCAATCTTGGCGAGAGCTTCTTCCTGCGCGCCCGGCACCGCGAGGCGGCGGAGCGCTATCTCGAGATCACCACCAAATACGGCCAGTCGGCGCAGGCGCCCGACGCGTTGCTCCGCCTCGGCCAGTCGCTCGGGGCCATGGGCGCCAAGGAACAGGCCTGCGCCTCCTTCAATGAGGTCGGCGTGAAATATCCCGGCTCGGCCGTTCGCATCCGCGACGCGGCGCAGCGGGAGAGCAAGAAGCTGCAATGCTGA
- a CDS encoding thermonuclease family protein, which translates to MTLATSCLRRLFLVCACAPVLPAPAAAIAPAAETGACALESAAPATVAVIEENGELLLDDGRRAVLTGLEFPSAGGGAQKRLADWLAGRDVFIRAFSSAPDRWGRTPSAVFAADGADAAAPLVSVGAALLAEGRARFRPDPPATPCAVDYLAAESAAREAGRGIWADAAARPVAAGEGAASLTQRKGMAIVEGEISSVGESRGALYLNFGKKRADSVSIVVLRRNLAMLQASGIAAAGLVGRKVRVRGLIETGFGPRIEISTPAEIEILDGFAP; encoded by the coding sequence GTGACCCTCGCAACGTCCTGCCTCCGACGTCTCTTCCTCGTTTGCGCCTGCGCGCCGGTCCTGCCGGCGCCGGCGGCGGCGATTGCGCCGGCGGCCGAAACCGGCGCCTGCGCGCTGGAGAGCGCGGCGCCCGCCACCGTCGCCGTCATCGAGGAGAATGGCGAACTGTTGCTGGACGACGGCCGACGCGCGGTGCTCACCGGCCTTGAATTTCCGTCCGCCGGGGGCGGCGCGCAAAAGCGCCTCGCCGACTGGCTTGCGGGACGGGACGTGTTCATCCGCGCTTTTTCGTCCGCCCCCGACCGCTGGGGGCGCACGCCCTCGGCTGTCTTTGCGGCGGATGGCGCGGATGCGGCGGCGCCCCTCGTTTCCGTGGGGGCGGCGCTGCTCGCCGAGGGGCGCGCCCGTTTTCGGCCGGATCCGCCGGCGACGCCCTGCGCGGTCGACTATCTGGCCGCCGAGTCGGCGGCGCGGGAGGCGGGGCGCGGGATTTGGGCCGACGCCGCCGCGCGGCCGGTCGCGGCGGGCGAAGGGGCCGCTTCGCTGACGCAGCGCAAGGGAATGGCCATTGTCGAAGGAGAAATAAGCTCTGTCGGGGAATCGCGCGGCGCGCTCTACCTGAATTTCGGCAAAAAGCGCGCAGACAGTGTCTCAATCGTGGTGTTGCGCCGCAATTTGGCTATGTTGCAGGCGTCTGGAATCGCCGCTGCCGGATTGGTGGGCCGCAAGGTGCGCGTACGAGGATTGATTGAGACAGGTTTTGGACCGCGCATCGAAATTTCGACGCCCGCCGAGATCGAGATTCTGGATGGCTTTGCGCCCTGA
- a CDS encoding M48 family metalloprotease, whose protein sequence is MALRPERHFGALLTLVVALAFSGCAELERQGQLFSVPPPPQPEKPAPARQENRASVQHKELLAQFGGEYQAPAAERYLDAILVKLAQASDTPGQAAYKVTILNTPVVNAFALPSGNLYVTRGLLALAGDGSEAAAVMAHEIAHVTLRHSALRAEKEREAALISQAAGVIQSRQKGEEERSKQRLSVASFSRQQELDADEAGVKVTARAGYDPYGAARFLTALGRSSELRAALYGKRKESMGFDIMSTHPSTPERVSRAIAFARQIGAPGIGQRDRNGYLAAINGVAFGDDPMEGYVRDRKFTHPRMRFSFVAPEGFLLENSSEAVFGVRQADNEALRLDMVRNPPFDSLEAYVGSGWVDGLLPSSVKKLEVNGLSAVTAVARAGEWNFRLAVIQSGDYVYRLIFAVRSLTDEADKRFIESIMSFRRITPEEAREAHGLKISVISAGPGDTPDSLSAQMTTPNRPLEYFKLLNGLDENEALAPGERYKIVTE, encoded by the coding sequence ATGGCTTTGCGCCCTGAGCGTCATTTTGGCGCGCTGCTCACGCTCGTCGTCGCGCTGGCCTTTTCCGGTTGCGCGGAACTGGAGCGGCAGGGGCAGCTTTTCAGCGTCCCGCCTCCGCCACAGCCCGAAAAGCCCGCGCCGGCGCGGCAGGAGAATCGCGCCTCCGTGCAGCACAAGGAGCTGCTCGCGCAATTCGGCGGCGAATATCAGGCGCCCGCCGCCGAGCGTTACCTCGACGCGATTCTCGTCAAGCTCGCCCAGGCGAGCGACACGCCCGGCCAGGCCGCCTACAAGGTGACGATTCTCAACACGCCCGTCGTCAACGCCTTCGCGCTGCCCTCCGGCAATCTCTATGTCACGCGCGGCCTGCTGGCGCTGGCCGGCGACGGCTCGGAGGCGGCGGCGGTGATGGCCCATGAGATCGCCCATGTCACGCTGCGCCACAGCGCCTTGCGCGCCGAGAAGGAACGCGAGGCCGCGCTGATTTCGCAGGCCGCCGGCGTGATCCAGAGCCGGCAAAAGGGCGAGGAGGAGCGCTCGAAGCAGCGGCTCTCGGTCGCGAGCTTCTCGCGCCAGCAGGAACTCGACGCCGATGAGGCTGGCGTGAAGGTCACGGCGCGGGCGGGCTACGACCCTTATGGCGCCGCGCGTTTCCTCACCGCATTGGGGCGCTCCTCGGAACTGCGCGCCGCGCTTTATGGCAAGCGCAAGGAATCGATGGGCTTCGACATCATGTCGACGCATCCCTCGACGCCGGAGCGCGTCTCCCGCGCCATCGCCTTCGCGCGCCAGATCGGCGCGCCCGGCATCGGGCAGCGCGACCGCAACGGCTATCTCGCCGCCATCAATGGCGTCGCCTTTGGCGACGATCCGATGGAGGGCTATGTCCGCGACCGCAAATTCACGCATCCGCGCATGCGCTTCAGTTTCGTCGCGCCGGAGGGTTTCCTGCTCGAAAATTCCAGCGAGGCGGTTTTCGGCGTGCGGCAGGCCGACAATGAAGCGCTGCGTCTGGACATGGTGCGCAACCCGCCCTTCGACAGTCTCGAAGCCTATGTCGGATCGGGCTGGGTCGACGGGCTGCTTCCCTCCTCGGTGAAGAAGCTCGAGGTCAACGGCCTGTCGGCCGTGACCGCCGTCGCGCGCGCCGGCGAATGGAATTTCCGTCTCGCGGTCATTCAGTCGGGAGATTATGTCTACCGCCTGATCTTCGCCGTGCGGTCACTGACGGACGAGGCGGACAAGCGTTTTATCGAGTCCATCATGTCTTTCCGCCGCATCACGCCGGAGGAGGCGCGGGAAGCGCATGGACTTAAAATTTCGGTAATCTCGGCAGGGCCCGGGGACACGCCTGACAGCCTGTCCGCGCAGATGACGACGCCTAACCGGCCACTCGAATATTTCAAGCTACTCAATGGGTTGGATGAGAATGAGGCGCTGGCTCCAGGGGAACGTTACAAAATCGTAACGGAGTGA